A genomic window from Rhizobium sp. EC-SD404 includes:
- a CDS encoding ATP-dependent Clp protease proteolytic subunit, with the protein MAAPARLSVQLPEKDLDPANSNDAGGAPPSDKPRLSLADRLDDGMVLGWAFRLILLGSVVVLALDLGELRNGIPEAPASPGSLETMLPPALSDGEAPAPPHQITTEPDILKNAASFDLIGGGVLRLQGAIDPGAAARFETEIDARGEYVTTIVLNSPGGSVDDALRISQIIRDNGFSTRVESGDLCASSCPLVMAGGVERSAGPEAVIGVHQVYGVSDGAVSSAEAMSRAQNVTARVSRHLSAMGIDQGFWLHALDTPPDRLYYLSPEELLEYEMVTATATAEAIDP; encoded by the coding sequence ATGGCAGCGCCCGCGCGCCTGAGCGTGCAACTCCCTGAAAAAGATCTCGATCCGGCCAACAGCAATGATGCCGGCGGCGCGCCGCCGTCGGACAAGCCGCGGCTTTCCCTTGCCGATAGGCTGGATGACGGCATGGTGCTGGGCTGGGCGTTTCGGCTCATCCTGCTCGGTTCGGTCGTCGTTCTCGCGCTCGATCTCGGCGAACTGCGCAATGGCATACCGGAAGCGCCGGCCTCGCCCGGTTCGCTGGAAACGATGCTCCCGCCCGCGCTCAGCGACGGAGAGGCACCGGCCCCGCCGCACCAGATCACCACCGAGCCGGACATCCTGAAGAATGCCGCGAGCTTCGACCTGATCGGCGGCGGCGTGCTGCGGTTGCAAGGAGCGATCGATCCGGGAGCAGCCGCTCGCTTCGAGACGGAAATCGACGCCCGGGGCGAGTATGTGACGACGATCGTGCTCAATTCGCCCGGCGGCTCGGTCGACGATGCGCTACGGATTTCTCAGATCATTCGCGACAACGGGTTCTCGACACGAGTCGAAAGCGGCGATCTCTGCGCCTCGTCCTGTCCGCTCGTCATGGCAGGCGGTGTGGAGCGGAGCGCCGGACCTGAAGCCGTTATCGGCGTGCATCAGGTCTATGGCGTCAGCGATGGCGCTGTATCTTCCGCCGAGGCGATGTCGCGCGCCCAGAACGTGACCGCCCGCGTCAGCCGCCACCTGTCGGCCATGGGCATCGACCAGGGCTTCTGGCTCCATGCCTTGGATACCCCACCCGACCGGCTCTACTATCTGAGCCCGGAAGAACTGCTGGAATACGAGATGGTCACCGCAACGGCCACCGCCGAAGCGATCGACCCCTGA